Proteins from a single region of Desulfolutivibrio sulfoxidireducens:
- a CDS encoding PAS domain-containing sensor histidine kinase, with product MTRKFLAAAVVLFAVLMAVVAFMGWRAKNEIELVVTDQFNGQQLLLAEKIAADIDEHFEFLKTSLRSLSEVWRGMPADSGSPVDAISPFFQMLKHWKVLAMGFARGMDGPPEWFDASGELPGDAGLDTKAALAFALDPARAGAVYVGRVVAPRVGPFAGRRLVLMAAGVSSKTDTHTMTGVILLVLDAMAVAREYAHGVRSGESGYAWVVDDQGYFLDHYEEQFLGQHSIETRRERNPELDWSRIEWLLRERILTGQKGTDWYVSGWHRGVISEMRKLAAFCPAFPSGDDDQGNVWGVCLAAPESEVQGLIGRLVIREWLVVVLFEAVVFFGFVVAMWFSLRFSRMLGAEVERKKAELVKAQEKLIRSERFAAIGQAAAHLSHEIKNPLMLMSGFARQVRRTLADDDKNAEKLRIVEEEARRLEAMLNEVRDFSRPVPPRIELGDIGVTVEETVRMMTEGLKTRGVRVTFEAGRGIPLVPHDAGRLRQVLINLMKNAAEAMPEGGEVRVSTDFADGFALVTVSDNGPGIPPDVASRMFEPFCTTKESGTGLGLAVCQRIIEDHKGEIGYVTSPGKGTRFTIRLPV from the coding sequence ATGACCCGAAAATTTCTGGCCGCCGCCGTGGTGCTGTTCGCCGTCCTGATGGCGGTGGTCGCATTCATGGGCTGGCGGGCCAAAAACGAGATCGAACTGGTCGTCACGGACCAGTTCAACGGCCAGCAGCTTCTTCTGGCGGAAAAGATCGCCGCCGACATCGACGAGCATTTCGAGTTTCTCAAGACCAGCCTGCGCAGCCTGTCCGAGGTGTGGCGCGGCATGCCCGCCGACTCCGGGTCCCCAGTTGACGCCATCTCCCCATTTTTCCAGATGCTCAAGCACTGGAAGGTCCTGGCCATGGGCTTTGCGCGCGGCATGGACGGTCCTCCCGAGTGGTTCGACGCAAGCGGGGAACTCCCCGGAGACGCCGGACTCGACACGAAAGCGGCCCTGGCCTTCGCCCTCGATCCGGCCCGGGCCGGCGCGGTGTACGTCGGCCGGGTCGTGGCGCCGCGGGTGGGGCCGTTCGCGGGCCGGCGTCTGGTGCTCATGGCCGCCGGCGTCTCCTCCAAAACCGACACCCACACGATGACCGGGGTGATCCTTCTGGTCCTGGACGCCATGGCCGTGGCCAGGGAATACGCCCATGGGGTGCGCTCGGGCGAGAGCGGTTACGCCTGGGTGGTGGACGACCAGGGGTATTTTCTGGACCACTACGAGGAGCAGTTCTTGGGCCAGCATTCCATCGAGACCCGGCGGGAACGCAATCCCGAGCTTGACTGGTCGCGCATCGAATGGCTTTTGCGGGAGCGCATCCTCACGGGCCAGAAGGGCACGGACTGGTATGTGTCCGGGTGGCACCGGGGGGTCATCTCCGAGATGCGCAAGCTGGCGGCCTTCTGTCCGGCCTTTCCCTCCGGGGACGACGACCAGGGCAACGTCTGGGGGGTGTGCCTGGCCGCGCCGGAGTCCGAGGTCCAGGGGCTCATCGGACGACTGGTGATCCGGGAATGGCTCGTGGTGGTGCTTTTCGAGGCCGTGGTGTTTTTCGGGTTCGTGGTGGCCATGTGGTTTTCCCTGCGTTTTTCCCGAATGCTCGGCGCGGAGGTCGAGCGCAAGAAGGCCGAGCTGGTCAAGGCCCAGGAAAAGTTGATCCGTTCCGAACGCTTTGCGGCCATCGGGCAGGCGGCGGCCCACCTGTCCCACGAGATCAAAAATCCGCTCATGCTCATGAGCGGGTTCGCCCGGCAGGTGCGCAGGACCCTGGCCGACGACGACAAGAATGCGGAAAAGCTGAGGATCGTCGAGGAGGAGGCCCGGCGCCTGGAGGCCATGCTCAACGAGGTGCGCGATTTCAGCCGTCCTGTGCCGCCGCGCATCGAGCTCGGAGACATAGGCGTCACAGTGGAGGAGACCGTCCGGATGATGACCGAGGGCCTCAAGACCCGGGGGGTGCGGGTGACCTTCGAGGCCGGCCGGGGCATCCCCCTGGTGCCCCACGACGCCGGCCGGCTGCGCCAGGTGCTGATCAACCTGATGAAGAACGCGGCCGAGGCCATGCCCGAGGGCGGCGAGGTCCGGGTGTCCACGGACTTCGCGGACGGCTTTGCCCTGGTCACGGTCTCCGACAACGGCCCGGGCATCCCGCCGGATGTGGCCTCGCGGATGTTCGAGCCCTTCTGTACCACCAAGGAGAGCGGCACCGGGCTTGGCTTGGCCGTGTGCCAGCGCATCATCGAGGACCACAAGGGCGAGATCGGCTACGTCACGTCCCCGGGCAAGGGGACCAGATTCACCATCCGGCTGCCGGTGTGA
- a CDS encoding ABC transporter ATP-binding protein, which translates to MNASPTPPVPGQPPSPIVRLVDIRKSYLLGDVTSHVLRDVSLTIESGEFTAVQGPSGSGKSTLLHILGLLDRPTSGSYFLCGENVAELDDDALSARRNATIGFVFQSFYLIPYATALDNVLLPGMYADTPRHALRERGLELLRQVGLADRAGHKPSQLSGGQQQRVALARALVNDPDLILADEPTGQLDSVTGEEIMSLLADINARSGKTVVVVTHDDATAAHARRRILVHDGRVV; encoded by the coding sequence ATGAACGCATCCCCCACTCCCCCGGTCCCCGGTCAGCCCCCCTCCCCCATCGTACGCCTTGTGGACATCCGCAAGAGCTACCTCCTGGGCGACGTGACCTCCCACGTCCTGCGCGACGTGTCCCTGACCATCGAGTCCGGCGAGTTCACGGCCGTGCAGGGACCGTCCGGGTCGGGCAAGTCCACGCTTTTGCACATCCTGGGGCTTCTCGACCGCCCCACCTCCGGCAGCTACTTTTTGTGCGGCGAGAATGTGGCCGAACTCGACGACGACGCCCTTTCGGCCCGGCGCAACGCCACCATCGGCTTCGTGTTCCAGAGCTTCTACCTCATCCCCTACGCCACGGCCCTGGACAACGTGCTCCTTCCCGGCATGTACGCCGACACCCCCCGCCACGCCCTGCGCGAGCGCGGCCTGGAGTTGTTGCGCCAGGTGGGGCTGGCCGACCGGGCCGGACACAAGCCCTCGCAGCTCTCCGGGGGCCAGCAGCAGCGCGTGGCCCTGGCCCGGGCCCTGGTCAACGACCCGGACCTGATCCTGGCCGACGAGCCCACAGGCCAGCTCGATTCGGTCACCGGCGAGGAAATCATGTCCCTTCTGGCGGACATCAACGCCCGTAGCGGCAAGACCGTGGTGGTGGTCACCCACGACGACGCCACGGCGGCCCACGCCAGGCGGAGGATCCTGGTCCATGACGGCCGCGTGGTCTGA
- a CDS encoding O-acetylhomoserine aminocarboxypropyltransferase/cysteine synthase family protein: MKHPAQHPETLALHAGHTPDSDTLSRAVPIHQTTSYLFRDAAHAADLFALKTPGYIYTRIMNPTTDVLEKRLAALHGASAALCTASGMAAIFYVAATLARAGQNFVSGSNLYGGTHTLFEHTLKRFGIEVRLVDSSDPANFERAADANTRFLYSESIGNPRCNVDDLEGIAAVARRLRVPFVLDNTVAPPPVFNPFDVGCDIAVYSLTKMIAGHGTCIGGAVVEGGGFDWKAAGKYPEITEPDPTYHGTNFWDALCALEGTPCTAFCTKLRTGLARDIGASPAPINSFLILQGLETLPLRARAHCANAGRVAAFLAGHPAVSWVNYAGLPDHRDHARARKYFPLGPGAVFGFGVKGGLSAGRRFIESVRLCSHLANILDAKTLVIHPASTTHSQLTLEEQLEAGVPPDLVRISVGIEHVDDIIADLDQALTASQGEE; the protein is encoded by the coding sequence ATGAAACATCCCGCACAACATCCCGAAACCCTGGCCCTGCACGCCGGGCACACCCCGGATTCCGACACCCTGTCCCGGGCCGTGCCCATACACCAGACCACGAGCTATCTTTTCCGGGACGCGGCCCACGCCGCCGATCTGTTTGCCCTGAAAACCCCGGGCTACATCTACACCCGGATCATGAACCCGACCACGGACGTACTGGAGAAGCGGCTGGCGGCGCTGCACGGGGCCTCGGCGGCCCTGTGCACGGCCTCGGGCATGGCGGCCATCTTCTACGTGGCCGCGACCCTGGCCCGGGCCGGGCAGAACTTCGTGTCCGGCTCGAATCTCTACGGCGGTACACACACCCTTTTCGAGCATACCCTCAAACGCTTCGGCATCGAGGTCCGGCTCGTGGATTCCTCGGATCCGGCCAATTTCGAGCGGGCCGCCGACGCGAACACCCGTTTTCTCTATTCGGAGTCCATCGGCAATCCGCGCTGCAACGTGGACGATCTGGAGGGCATCGCGGCCGTGGCCAGGCGTCTTCGGGTGCCGTTTGTCCTGGACAACACCGTGGCCCCGCCCCCGGTGTTCAACCCCTTTGACGTCGGCTGCGACATCGCGGTCTATTCCCTGACCAAGATGATCGCCGGCCACGGCACATGCATCGGCGGGGCCGTGGTCGAGGGCGGCGGGTTCGACTGGAAGGCCGCCGGCAAATATCCGGAGATCACCGAGCCCGACCCCACCTACCACGGGACCAATTTCTGGGATGCCCTGTGCGCGCTCGAAGGCACGCCGTGCACCGCCTTTTGCACCAAGCTGCGCACGGGTCTGGCCCGGGACATCGGGGCCTCGCCCGCGCCCATAAACAGCTTCCTGATCCTCCAGGGCCTGGAGACCCTGCCCCTGCGGGCCCGGGCCCACTGCGCCAACGCCGGCCGCGTGGCGGCCTTTCTGGCCGGGCATCCGGCCGTGTCCTGGGTCAACTACGCCGGCCTGCCCGACCACAGGGACCATGCCCGGGCCAGAAAATATTTCCCCCTGGGACCCGGGGCGGTCTTCGGTTTCGGGGTCAAAGGCGGCCTGTCCGCCGGCCGGAGGTTCATCGAGTCCGTGAGGCTGTGCTCGCACCTAGCCAACATCCTGGACGCCAAGACCCTGGTCATCCACCCGGCCAGCACCACTCATTCCCAGTTGACGCTCGAAGAACAACTGGAGGCGGGCGTGCCGCCGGATCTGGTGCGCATCTCCGTGGGCATCGAGCACGTTGACGACATCATCGCCGACCTGGATCAGGCCCTGACGGCCTCGCAGGGGGAGGAGTAA
- the rlmD gene encoding 23S rRNA (uracil(1939)-C(5))-methyltransferase RlmD — MHMEKGSILDIEVAKLAFGGRGLARVDGFVIFCDRALPGQTVRAELTKVHKGFAEARLVEVLSASPDQIDPFCPHFGQCGGCVWQDLAYPAQLFWKREQLAESLRHLPGIEDVRVADTVASPETRRFRNKMEFAFAGSLHLGLYARTAPGRICDVTDCGIAGPRTMAMLGAAREFCRGFGQTAFDPKTGKGLWRHLVIRESRATGQTMVQLITAPRGDAQKAAKALCEHLTAAFPDMTTFVHSTRQTKAAVAAGERLESVTGPGFIEDRVGNTAFRISPDSFFQTNTAGAQRLYDTVMAAAALTGSQTVWDLYCGSGGIALYASAKAKQVIGVDSSAMSIRDAKTSAGENGIVNCEFVKGDVRQTVESLRTKKPDVVFLDPPRAGTHPEVLASLRLLTPSRIVYVSCNPATLARDAAALLGDYQVDSVTPVDMFPHGPHIECVLGLARRK; from the coding sequence ATGCACATGGAAAAAGGTTCAATCCTCGACATCGAGGTGGCCAAGCTGGCCTTCGGCGGCCGGGGACTGGCCCGGGTGGACGGTTTCGTGATCTTCTGCGATCGCGCCCTGCCGGGACAGACGGTCCGGGCCGAGCTGACCAAGGTTCACAAGGGTTTTGCCGAGGCTAGGCTTGTGGAGGTCCTTTCGGCCTCGCCGGATCAGATCGATCCCTTCTGTCCGCATTTCGGCCAATGCGGCGGCTGCGTCTGGCAGGATCTGGCCTACCCGGCCCAACTCTTCTGGAAACGGGAACAGTTGGCCGAAAGCCTGCGCCACCTGCCCGGGATCGAGGACGTCCGGGTGGCCGACACCGTCGCCTCGCCCGAGACCCGGCGGTTCCGCAACAAAATGGAATTCGCCTTCGCCGGGTCCCTGCACCTGGGCCTTTACGCGCGCACCGCGCCGGGAAGGATCTGCGACGTGACCGACTGCGGCATTGCCGGCCCGCGAACCATGGCCATGCTGGGCGCGGCCAGGGAATTTTGCCGGGGTTTCGGGCAGACGGCCTTCGACCCCAAAACCGGCAAGGGCCTGTGGCGACATCTGGTCATCCGCGAGTCCAGGGCCACGGGCCAGACCATGGTCCAGCTCATCACCGCCCCCCGGGGCGACGCGCAAAAGGCCGCCAAGGCCCTCTGTGAACATCTCACGGCCGCCTTTCCGGACATGACCACCTTCGTGCATTCCACACGCCAGACCAAGGCCGCCGTGGCCGCCGGGGAACGCCTGGAATCGGTCACGGGGCCGGGATTCATCGAGGACCGAGTGGGGAACACGGCCTTTCGCATCTCCCCGGACTCCTTCTTCCAGACCAACACCGCCGGAGCTCAGCGCCTCTACGACACGGTCATGGCCGCCGCCGCCCTCACCGGCTCACAGACCGTCTGGGACCTCTACTGCGGCTCCGGGGGCATCGCCCTATACGCCTCGGCCAAGGCCAAACAGGTCATCGGCGTGGATTCCTCGGCCATGAGCATCCGCGACGCCAAGACCTCGGCCGGGGAAAACGGCATCGTCAACTGCGAATTCGTGAAAGGCGACGTGCGCCAGACCGTGGAATCCCTGCGCACCAAAAAACCCGACGTGGTCTTCCTGGACCCGCCCCGGGCCGGGACCCACCCGGAGGTGCTGGCCTCCCTGCGCCTTCTCACCCCCTCGCGCATCGTCTACGTCTCGTGCAACCCGGCCACCCTGGCCCGGGACGCGGCGGCGCTCCTCGGAGACTACCAGGTGGACAGCGTCACCCCCGTGGACATGTTCCCCCACGGCCCACACATCGAATGCGTCCTTGGGCTTGCCCGCAGGAAATAA
- a CDS encoding pyridoxamine 5'-phosphate oxidase family protein: protein MRKADREITNTRDIEAILHSQRVCRLGMISEGRAYVVPVNFGYEPGALYLHSSRKGKKIEALANNPEICFEVDADVAIVPGDLPCRFTTHYRSVIGFGRAVFLTDPEEKLYGLRVIMRAHGGPEQGFAPEALSAAAVIRIDIESMTGKSLPAPEKRAE from the coding sequence ATGCGCAAGGCCGACAGGGAAATCACGAATACGCGGGACATCGAGGCCATTCTTCACTCCCAGCGCGTCTGTCGCCTGGGCATGATCTCGGAGGGCCGGGCCTACGTTGTGCCGGTCAATTTCGGCTACGAACCCGGCGCCCTCTATCTCCATTCCTCCCGCAAGGGCAAAAAAATCGAGGCCCTGGCCAATAACCCCGAGATCTGCTTCGAGGTGGACGCGGACGTGGCCATCGTCCCCGGGGATCTGCCCTGCCGGTTCACCACCCACTATCGCTCGGTGATCGGTTTCGGCCGGGCCGTGTTTTTGACCGACCCCGAGGAAAAACTTTACGGCCTGCGGGTGATCATGCGCGCCCACGGCGGCCCCGAACAGGGCTTCGCGCCAGAGGCCCTTTCGGCTGCCGCCGTGATCCGCATCGACATCGAATCCATGACCGGCAAATCCCTGCCCGCTCCCGAAAAACGCGCGGAGTAG
- a CDS encoding type 1 glutamine amidotransferase — translation MRIHAFQHVAFEDLGTIRLWAEAKGHHLATTRLDADETPAAPDVFDFLVVLGGPMNIYEEEAHPWLAAEKTAIRAAVDAGKGVLGICLGAQLVCDVLGGQVTKGEHPEIGWQPVTLTPQGAAHPLFAGFPETFTAFHWHGDTFSIPTGAIHAASSPGCANQAFVLGDRVAGLQFHLETAPANLVSLIKHCGSEIVPGNFVQTPKAMHNGRASFAPLRDLMSRFLDSMEAVIGS, via the coding sequence ATGCGTATCCACGCCTTCCAGCACGTCGCCTTCGAGGACCTCGGCACCATCCGGCTGTGGGCCGAGGCCAAGGGCCATCACCTGGCCACGACCCGCCTGGACGCCGACGAGACCCCGGCCGCCCCGGACGTCTTCGACTTCCTGGTGGTCCTGGGCGGCCCCATGAACATTTACGAGGAAGAGGCCCATCCCTGGCTCGCGGCCGAAAAAACGGCCATCCGGGCGGCCGTGGATGCCGGCAAGGGGGTTCTCGGCATCTGTCTCGGGGCGCAGCTTGTGTGCGACGTCCTGGGCGGCCAGGTGACCAAGGGAGAACATCCCGAAATCGGCTGGCAGCCGGTGACGCTCACCCCCCAGGGCGCGGCGCATCCCCTGTTCGCCGGCTTCCCCGAGACCTTCACCGCCTTTCACTGGCACGGCGACACCTTTTCCATCCCGACCGGCGCGATCCATGCCGCGTCGAGCCCGGGTTGCGCCAACCAGGCCTTTGTCCTGGGCGACCGGGTGGCCGGCCTGCAGTTCCACCTGGAAACGGCCCCGGCCAACCTGGTGTCGCTCATCAAGCACTGCGGGTCGGAGATCGTGCCCGGCAACTTCGTTCAGACTCCGAAGGCCATGCACAACGGCCGGGCGTCGTTCGCGCCCCTTCGGGACCTCATGTCCCGCTTCCTGGATTCCATGGAAGCCGTGATCGGCTCGTAA
- a CDS encoding ABC transporter permease, whose protein sequence is MTAAWSDLTRLTRLSWRILSMAVTAVHAQKLRGAFVSSAVALGIAALTVIVASVDGARQKALEIVEWFGPNAVLVLGGDIENRPVGQRVLTLTWDDARTIERSLPGVQAVVPMRSKSSVMLKYEAKNVVLPVVVGSTQNYAQSWDWPLVEGRDLTEEDLARSAKVCLIGDAPAKALFGDASPLGKTILVQDLPVQVVGRLAYRGFTGGGSDTTVDDRIIMPITTLTQRFNMDSKYFRGLRVKFHDPSLMDDHLANLKSLLRHQHGIGPGDPDDFSLLSASDILKFLSAVTGGMTVFLGVTAAVAILVGGFVLANLMYLSVSERREEIGLRKALGAPGWAVTVQFLCEACLLTALGAVMGIGLGIGLGEILSSLGMLKLVLTPKIPILSLAAALGIALVFGLKPARRAASLDPIEALRGGGE, encoded by the coding sequence ATGACGGCCGCGTGGTCTGATCTGACGCGCCTGACCCGCCTGTCCTGGCGCATCCTGTCCATGGCCGTCACGGCCGTCCACGCCCAGAAACTGCGCGGGGCCTTCGTGTCAAGCGCCGTGGCCCTGGGCATCGCGGCGCTTACGGTCATCGTGGCCTCGGTGGACGGGGCCAGGCAGAAGGCCCTGGAGATCGTGGAGTGGTTCGGCCCCAACGCCGTCCTGGTCCTTGGCGGTGACATCGAAAACCGCCCCGTGGGCCAGCGGGTCCTGACCCTGACCTGGGACGACGCCCGGACCATCGAGCGGTCCCTGCCCGGGGTCCAGGCCGTGGTCCCCATGCGCTCCAAGTCGTCGGTGATGCTCAAATACGAGGCCAAAAACGTGGTCCTCCCGGTGGTGGTGGGGTCCACGCAAAACTATGCCCAAAGCTGGGACTGGCCCCTGGTGGAGGGCCGGGACCTGACCGAGGAGGATCTGGCCCGCTCGGCCAAGGTCTGCCTGATCGGCGACGCCCCGGCCAAGGCCCTTTTCGGCGACGCCTCGCCCCTGGGAAAGACCATCCTGGTCCAGGACCTGCCGGTGCAGGTGGTGGGCCGGCTGGCCTACCGGGGGTTCACCGGCGGCGGCAGCGACACCACGGTGGACGACCGGATCATCATGCCCATCACCACCCTGACCCAGCGCTTCAACATGGACTCCAAATATTTCCGGGGGCTTCGGGTCAAATTCCACGACCCCTCGCTCATGGACGACCACCTGGCCAACCTCAAATCGCTTTTGCGCCACCAGCACGGCATCGGCCCCGGCGACCCCGACGACTTCTCGCTTCTGTCCGCATCGGACATCCTGAAATTCCTATCCGCCGTGACCGGGGGCATGACCGTGTTTCTGGGGGTGACCGCGGCGGTGGCCATCCTGGTGGGCGGGTTCGTTCTGGCCAACCTGATGTATCTGAGCGTGAGCGAGCGGCGCGAGGAGATCGGGCTGCGCAAGGCCCTTGGCGCGCCTGGATGGGCGGTGACGGTGCAGTTTCTGTGCGAGGCGTGTCTTTTGACGGCGCTTGGCGCGGTGATGGGCATCGGGCTGGGCATCGGGCTGGGGGAGATTCTCTCCAGCCTGGGGATGCTCAAGCTGGTCCTGACGCCCAAGATTCCCATCCTGTCGCTTGCGGCGGCCCTGGGCATCGCGCTGGTCTTCGGGCTCAAGCCAGCCCGCCGGGCCGCGTCCCTGGACCCCATCGAGGCCTTGCGGGGAGGGGGGGAATGA
- a CDS encoding efflux RND transporter periplasmic adaptor subunit, which yields MRHKKIWIALALCLIAALAAWKYWGGGDKAPKVLAEAEVKTGQVRKVLEATGIIKAQVGAIVKIGARATGTIQDMRVKVGDRVTKGQVIALVDSREDASRLNEATARLARTEAELKQVLEVYPKRVAEAQAELALSRAKADYASVNLRRQKELFAKELVSRDVLDQARRDALVAQNELAAREVTLARTKTEFEKERIKAERSKEEAQAALVTAETKLTYARIVSPIDGVVSNVTVQQGETVVAGLQVANLITVLDPTRLEMWIYVDETDVGQVTPGMRVEFRVDSLPGEIFSGQVDQIYPQPEIRDNIVYYQALVRLNPEQSQRLRPEMTTHCQIVVQEKKDVLVIPNAALKWIGSRQVVFVVGPGGAVRETLPELGLAGLNETEVLGGLSAGDRVAVQIVLPGTMTGASRPNGTSGQGGQAGQAGQAGQGAPGMGRGQGGASSGR from the coding sequence ATGCGCCACAAGAAAATCTGGATAGCCCTGGCCCTGTGTCTGATCGCCGCCCTGGCGGCCTGGAAATACTGGGGCGGCGGGGACAAGGCCCCGAAAGTCCTGGCCGAGGCCGAGGTCAAGACCGGCCAGGTGCGCAAGGTCCTGGAGGCCACAGGCATCATCAAGGCCCAGGTCGGGGCCATCGTCAAGATCGGGGCCCGGGCCACCGGGACCATCCAGGACATGCGGGTCAAGGTCGGGGACCGGGTGACCAAGGGCCAGGTCATCGCCCTGGTGGACTCCCGCGAGGACGCCTCGCGCTTAAACGAGGCCACGGCCCGCCTGGCCCGCACCGAGGCCGAACTCAAGCAGGTGCTCGAGGTCTATCCCAAGCGCGTGGCCGAGGCCCAGGCCGAACTGGCCCTGTCCCGGGCCAAGGCCGACTACGCCTCGGTCAACCTCAGGCGTCAAAAGGAGCTGTTCGCCAAGGAGCTGGTGTCCAGGGACGTGCTGGACCAGGCCCGGCGTGACGCCCTGGTGGCCCAAAACGAGTTGGCCGCCCGGGAGGTCACCCTGGCCCGGACCAAAACGGAATTCGAAAAGGAGCGCATCAAGGCCGAACGCTCGAAGGAGGAGGCCCAGGCCGCCCTGGTCACGGCCGAGACCAAGCTCACCTACGCGCGCATCGTAAGCCCCATCGACGGCGTGGTGTCCAACGTCACGGTGCAGCAGGGCGAGACCGTGGTGGCCGGACTCCAGGTGGCCAACCTGATCACCGTGCTCGACCCAACCCGCCTGGAGATGTGGATCTACGTGGACGAGACCGACGTGGGCCAGGTCACGCCGGGCATGCGCGTGGAATTCCGGGTGGATTCCCTGCCCGGGGAGATCTTTTCCGGCCAGGTGGACCAGATCTATCCCCAGCCGGAAATCCGCGACAACATCGTCTATTATCAGGCCCTGGTGCGCCTGAACCCGGAGCAGTCCCAGCGGCTTCGGCCGGAGATGACCACCCACTGTCAGATCGTGGTCCAGGAGAAAAAGGACGTGCTGGTCATCCCCAACGCGGCCCTGAAGTGGATCGGCAGCCGGCAGGTGGTCTTCGTGGTCGGACCGGGCGGCGCGGTCCGGGAGACGCTCCCCGAACTGGGCCTGGCCGGGCTCAACGAGACCGAGGTGCTGGGCGGACTTTCCGCCGGCGACAGGGTGGCGGTGCAGATCGTGCTGCCCGGGACCATGACCGGGGCGTCGCGCCCGAACGGGACCTCCGGACAGGGCGGACAGGCCGGACAGGCCGGACAGGCCGGACAGGGCGCGCCCGGAATGGGCCGGGGCCAGGGCGGTGCGTCGTCCGGCCGGTAG